One genomic window of Aquisalimonas sp. 2447 includes the following:
- a CDS encoding serine hydrolase domain-containing protein, translated as MAVIEAVTRRPIHEAFATLIYEPLGLTRTWHPGTPPEASMPPAAVPWAGDEPMDRPLALRSFRDLFSTAEETLRFLRALITGELFDDPATAERMRQHWNPLGFSLIPSAPGWPIEYGLAMMRFQAPRLLKPFFPIPTLIGHTGASGSWLFYAPDSDLYLTGTVDQLTAPAVPFKKLPRLVRQIPSYATKSEREGGEHTSK; from the coding sequence ATGGCCGTCATCGAAGCGGTGACCCGCAGACCGATCCATGAAGCGTTCGCGACGCTCATCTACGAGCCGCTTGGCCTGACCCGGACGTGGCACCCCGGAACGCCTCCAGAGGCATCCATGCCACCCGCCGCAGTGCCATGGGCAGGCGACGAGCCGATGGACCGCCCGCTCGCCTTGCGCTCGTTCCGGGATCTGTTCAGCACGGCGGAGGAGACGCTCCGATTCCTGCGCGCCCTCATCACAGGGGAACTGTTCGACGATCCAGCGACCGCAGAACGGATGCGGCAGCACTGGAACCCGCTGGGGTTTTCCCTGATTCCCTCTGCGCCAGGCTGGCCCATCGAATACGGGCTCGCGATGATGCGGTTCCAGGCTCCACGCCTCCTGAAGCCGTTCTTCCCGATCCCGACGCTCATTGGCCACACCGGGGCGTCCGGCTCCTGGCTGTTCTACGCCCCGGATTCAGACCTCTACCTCACCGGGACAGTGGACCAGTTGACGGCCCCGGCCGTACCGTTCAAGAAACTGCCACGACTGGTGCGCCAAATCCCCTCGTACGCCACCAAGAGCGAAAGAGAAGGCGGCGAGCATACGTCCAAGTGA
- a CDS encoding alanyl-tRNA editing protein — MTTESLVTEPLYRQTPYQADFEATVLAVDETGIVLDRSLFYPMGGGQPGDAGTLTMEDGTHLAIHDTRRDTSGTVRHLAADGVTLPKIGDRLRGTINWSLRHQRMRVHTALHLLSVVIPAPVTGGSIGDNQGRLDFDLPEATIDRESVTHELNKLITADYPVTTEWITDEELDARPELIKTMSVKPPRTGGSVRLVRIGDIDLQPCGGTHVASTSEIGPMRVRKIEKKSRHNRRVSIILEE; from the coding sequence ATGACGACCGAAAGCCTCGTGACTGAACCACTCTATCGTCAGACGCCCTACCAAGCGGATTTCGAAGCGACCGTTCTCGCCGTCGACGAGACCGGTATTGTGCTCGATCGCAGCCTCTTCTATCCCATGGGCGGTGGTCAGCCCGGTGACGCCGGCACCCTGACCATGGAGGATGGGACGCATCTGGCTATCCACGACACGCGTCGCGATACCTCTGGCACCGTCCGCCACCTCGCGGCCGACGGAGTCACGCTCCCGAAGATTGGTGACCGGCTGCGGGGCACAATCAACTGGTCGCTGCGACACCAGCGAATGCGGGTTCACACGGCTCTGCATTTGCTATCAGTAGTGATCCCAGCGCCTGTGACAGGTGGCTCCATTGGCGACAACCAGGGCCGCCTCGACTTCGATCTGCCCGAGGCAACCATTGACCGGGAATCGGTAACCCACGAGCTCAACAAGCTGATCACCGCCGATTACCCGGTAACCACCGAGTGGATCACTGACGAAGAACTTGATGCCCGCCCGGAACTCATCAAGACCATGAGCGTAAAACCGCCGCGCACAGGAGGCTCCGTGCGCCTCGTGCGCATTGGCGATATCGATCTTCAGCCCTGCGGTGGAACCCACGTCGCGTCCACTTCTGAGATTGGGCCCATGCGGGTCCGCAAGATCGAAAAGAAAAGCCGTCACAATCGGCGCGTTAGCATCATCCTCGAAGAGTGA
- a CDS encoding cyclin-dependent kinase inhibitor 3 family protein: MSKTGLEKGVATSHSSPLQIAAVHAPGGGVIGMTLCPGKIGPGNRHPWVRNLERDLDALDAWGTDCLITLMELHELIDYQAQDLGERARAQYGESGWLHLPIMDCSTPDAVWEAQWQLWRDPLHDRLGRGERIVIHCLGGLGRTGLVACRILIERGMTPQQALEEVRTARPGAVETAPQEQYIRRAHWRE, from the coding sequence ATGTCGAAGACAGGGCTCGAGAAGGGTGTCGCCACCAGTCATTCCTCGCCGCTGCAAATCGCCGCGGTGCACGCACCCGGTGGCGGCGTGATCGGGATGACGCTGTGCCCGGGCAAGATCGGCCCGGGTAACCGGCATCCATGGGTGCGGAACCTGGAGCGGGATCTGGACGCCCTGGATGCCTGGGGTACCGATTGCCTGATCACGCTTATGGAGCTCCACGAGTTGATCGACTACCAGGCCCAGGATCTGGGGGAGCGGGCCCGCGCCCAGTACGGTGAGTCCGGCTGGTTGCATCTGCCGATCATGGACTGCAGCACGCCGGATGCTGTTTGGGAAGCACAGTGGCAACTCTGGCGCGACCCGCTCCATGACCGGCTCGGCCGGGGCGAGCGAATCGTCATCCACTGCCTGGGCGGCCTGGGGCGCACTGGACTCGTCGCCTGCCGTATCCTGATCGAGCGGGGCATGACGCCACAGCAAGCCCTCGAAGAGGTTCGCACCGCAAGGCCCGGGGCGGTGGAGACAGCCCCACAAGAGCAGTACATTCGTCGAGCACACTGGCGGGAGTAA
- a CDS encoding acyl-CoA synthetase yields the protein MTQRIPMTDYDATAAAFRWDVPETFNFGADVVDAWAEDPEHLAMIWCNAEGEERRLTFREVSLASNRLAHSLTALGLQRGDRVLVVLPRIPEWQLTMVACLKAGLVPIPCVEMLTERDLKYRVEHANARAVVCTAANADKFAFAPQSLIRISVGDAPGWHTLSHLLRDGSESFTAVRTGADEAAIMYYTSGSSGHPKGVTHGARSLYAWRVSAWYWLDLDQHDLMWCTADTGWSKAGTSILFGPWSCGTPVLFYDGPFDPQHRLALLRQYKVTVFCAAATELRRLLREPLQAEDYRGLRLTVSAGESVDPATVKAWSDTMGIPLLDGYGQTETLMTVLNFVAMPVKPGSMGRPLPGTEVAVLDDNNDRPAATGVPGRLAIALPNPQVMLGYWNDADRTRAAMTTVGDQQYFITGDRVVMDGDGYLFYHGRDDDLINASGYRIGPLEVENALMEHPAVLECAAVGSPDPERGEVVKAFVVLREGHASSDELVRELQDHARRLTAPYKYPRKIAFSDDLPKTPTGKLRRRVLREQEWRDTGESES from the coding sequence ATGACCCAGCGAATCCCCATGACCGACTACGACGCCACCGCTGCGGCATTCCGCTGGGACGTGCCTGAAACGTTCAACTTCGGCGCTGACGTGGTCGATGCCTGGGCTGAGGATCCAGAACACCTAGCCATGATCTGGTGTAACGCCGAGGGTGAAGAGCGGCGCCTGACGTTCCGGGAAGTAAGTCTCGCCAGCAACCGATTGGCACACTCTCTGACGGCACTGGGACTGCAGCGCGGTGACCGTGTGCTGGTGGTTCTGCCCCGAATACCGGAGTGGCAACTCACCATGGTTGCATGCCTCAAGGCAGGCCTTGTCCCTATTCCCTGCGTGGAGATGCTCACGGAACGGGATCTGAAGTACCGCGTTGAACACGCCAACGCCCGTGCAGTGGTCTGCACGGCAGCCAACGCGGACAAGTTCGCCTTTGCGCCTCAATCCCTTATTCGCATCAGCGTGGGCGATGCCCCGGGATGGCACACTCTCTCCCACCTCCTCCGGGATGGCTCGGAGTCGTTCACCGCGGTGCGAACCGGTGCCGATGAAGCGGCCATCATGTACTACACCTCCGGCTCGTCCGGGCATCCCAAGGGCGTCACCCATGGCGCACGGTCGCTCTACGCCTGGAGGGTGTCAGCATGGTACTGGCTGGACCTGGACCAGCACGATCTGATGTGGTGCACGGCGGACACCGGCTGGAGCAAGGCCGGGACCAGCATCCTTTTCGGTCCTTGGAGCTGCGGGACGCCGGTTCTGTTCTACGACGGACCGTTTGATCCGCAACACCGCCTTGCCCTGCTGCGCCAATACAAGGTCACCGTGTTCTGCGCTGCGGCCACAGAGCTCCGCCGGCTTCTCCGCGAACCACTCCAGGCCGAGGATTACCGTGGCCTGAGGCTGACCGTCTCGGCCGGTGAATCCGTGGACCCTGCAACGGTCAAGGCGTGGTCCGACACCATGGGTATCCCGCTACTCGATGGATACGGCCAGACCGAAACCTTGATGACGGTGCTCAATTTCGTCGCCATGCCGGTCAAGCCCGGCTCCATGGGTCGCCCCTTGCCGGGTACCGAGGTCGCCGTTCTGGACGACAACAATGACCGCCCCGCAGCCACGGGCGTGCCCGGGCGGCTGGCAATCGCATTGCCCAACCCCCAGGTGATGCTTGGCTACTGGAACGACGCTGACCGGACGCGGGCCGCCATGACCACGGTCGGTGATCAACAGTACTTCATCACCGGCGATCGGGTGGTCATGGATGGGGACGGGTACCTTTTCTACCATGGCCGGGACGATGATCTGATCAACGCCTCCGGCTATCGCATTGGCCCCCTGGAGGTCGAGAACGCACTCATGGAGCATCCGGCGGTGCTGGAATGCGCAGCGGTGGGTAGTCCCGACCCGGAGCGTGGCGAGGTGGTCAAGGCGTTCGTCGTTCTACGCGAAGGGCACGCATCCAGCGACGAGCTCGTGCGCGAGCTACAGGACCATGCCCGCCGGCTCACTGCCCCTTACAAGTATCCGCGCAAGATTGCCTTCAGTGACGATTTGCCGAAAACGCCCACCGGGAAACTGCGCCGGCGCGTGCTTCGGGAACAGGAATGGCGAGATACTGGAGAATCCGAAAGCTAA
- a CDS encoding YafY family protein, whose protein sequence is MLQLALHRLLAAEPLETRARRPEGFDLAHYVDEGGLNFTLSDGSLTLELLLDPETAFHLRETPLSQDQVMEETADRRVRLTATVADTAQVRWWLLGLGDQVEVISPQSLRETIATTLRQAAARYD, encoded by the coding sequence GTGCTTCAGCTCGCCCTCCACCGGTTGCTCGCTGCTGAGCCGCTGGAAACCCGGGCTCGGCGACCAGAAGGCTTCGATCTGGCGCACTATGTCGATGAAGGGGGTCTTAACTTCACGCTGAGCGATGGGTCGCTCACTTTGGAGCTTTTACTGGACCCTGAGACCGCGTTCCACTTGCGCGAGACACCGTTGAGCCAGGATCAGGTCATGGAGGAGACGGCAGACAGACGCGTCCGGCTCACCGCGACCGTGGCCGACACCGCCCAGGTGCGCTGGTGGCTGCTCGGCCTTGGCGACCAGGTGGAAGTGATCAGCCCGCAGTCTCTGCGTGAGACCATTGCAACGACGCTGCGACAGGCGGCTGCCCGCTACGACTGA
- a CDS encoding aldo/keto reductase yields MKYIELPDGERVPALGQGTWHMGERVQDRQREIAAVRAGIDAGLTLIDTAEMYADGGAERIVGKAMGDRRGELFVVSKVFPHNASRSGIRAACEASLERLGTDRLDLYLLHWRGGANLGEAVAGFEDLRREGLIRYWGVSNFDETDLADLWAVSGGENCSANQLLYHLGQRTIEQDPLPWMRARRLPAMAYCPLGQGRLLNEPALRDFAERNGMTPAQAALSWLQSHEDVIAIPKTSDTDRQVENRAAAEITLDQNQLAELDGLFPAPRERSPLPIV; encoded by the coding sequence ATGAAGTACATCGAACTCCCCGACGGCGAACGCGTCCCTGCGCTGGGCCAGGGAACCTGGCATATGGGCGAGCGAGTCCAAGACCGCCAGCGCGAGATCGCAGCCGTGCGCGCAGGAATCGACGCGGGCCTGACGCTGATCGACACTGCGGAGATGTACGCCGACGGCGGGGCTGAGCGCATCGTCGGCAAAGCGATGGGCGACCGCCGGGGCGAGCTTTTCGTCGTCAGCAAGGTGTTCCCGCACAACGCATCACGTTCGGGCATCCGCGCCGCCTGCGAGGCCAGTCTTGAGCGCCTCGGCACCGACCGGCTCGACCTTTACCTGCTGCACTGGCGCGGCGGCGCAAACCTTGGGGAGGCAGTCGCCGGCTTCGAGGATCTGCGACGCGAAGGGCTGATTCGCTACTGGGGCGTGAGTAACTTCGACGAAACCGACCTAGCCGACCTCTGGGCAGTATCCGGCGGTGAGAACTGCAGCGCCAACCAGCTCCTCTACCACCTGGGTCAGCGGACCATTGAACAAGACCCGCTACCCTGGATGCGGGCCCGCAGACTCCCGGCGATGGCCTACTGCCCGCTCGGCCAGGGGCGGCTGCTGAACGAGCCCGCACTGCGGGACTTCGCCGAGCGCAATGGAATGACCCCGGCGCAGGCCGCACTCTCCTGGCTGCAGTCCCATGAGGACGTTATCGCGATTCCGAAGACGAGCGACACTGACCGCCAGGTCGAGAACCGCGCTGCGGCGGAGATCACTCTCGACCAGAATCAGCTCGCAGAGTTAGACGGCCTGTTCCCAGCGCCGAGGGAGCGCAGTCCACTGCCCATCGTCTAG
- a CDS encoding XRE family transcriptional regulator: MGTLTDRMLDDDGHLTVKRLASEIGEPEDQVLIILGLDTASADEATQQRLREVVEILERTEAWAGSPNTAWQWYVTTPIPALCDTPAAIVRSGWADDVISYIEHIAEGGYA; encoded by the coding sequence ATGGGAACGCTCACGGACAGGATGTTGGACGACGACGGCCATCTCACCGTCAAGCGCCTTGCCAGCGAGATCGGCGAGCCAGAGGATCAAGTCCTCATTATCCTCGGTCTGGATACCGCCTCCGCCGACGAGGCAACCCAACAGCGGCTGCGGGAGGTCGTCGAGATTCTCGAGCGCACCGAGGCGTGGGCCGGCTCCCCGAATACCGCCTGGCAGTGGTATGTCACAACGCCCATCCCCGCACTCTGCGATACTCCGGCAGCCATCGTGCGATCCGGGTGGGCTGATGACGTAATTTCCTACATCGAGCACATTGCAGAAGGCGGTTATGCGTAG
- a CDS encoding ADP-ribosylglycohydrolase family protein: MLGAIAGDIIGSIHEFGPPAVPGTPLIQPHSHYTDDTVLTLATARCLLDGIDYATAYREAYQANRGQSWGLRFIEWGNDPNRGPYNSFGNGSAMRVSPIGFWTRSLEEALREAERSAAVTHDHPEGIRGAQATAHAIVLARTGASGEVILEAVRENHGYALDEPIPVIQRTSRYNEICQGTVPPAIRIACDAGSFEEVMHVCIGLDADTDTLACIAGGIAEARFGVPAWIREAVMERLEPEQIALVERFYREAANRTD, translated from the coding sequence ATGCTCGGAGCCATTGCCGGCGACATCATCGGATCCATCCACGAGTTCGGCCCGCCGGCGGTGCCGGGGACACCGCTGATCCAGCCCCACAGTCACTACACCGATGACACTGTGCTGACCCTTGCCACCGCCCGCTGTCTGCTCGATGGCATCGACTACGCCACGGCCTACCGGGAGGCCTACCAGGCGAATCGAGGCCAGTCCTGGGGGCTTCGGTTCATTGAGTGGGGGAATGACCCGAACCGCGGTCCGTACAACAGCTTCGGCAATGGCTCGGCCATGCGGGTGAGCCCCATCGGGTTCTGGACGCGGTCCCTGGAGGAAGCACTCCGTGAGGCCGAGCGCTCCGCAGCCGTTACCCACGATCACCCAGAGGGCATCCGCGGTGCCCAGGCGACCGCACACGCCATCGTGCTCGCCCGCACCGGAGCGTCCGGCGAGGTGATCCTGGAGGCGGTGCGCGAGAACCACGGCTACGCACTGGATGAACCGATTCCCGTCATCCAGCGCACCTCCCGGTACAACGAGATCTGCCAGGGAACGGTGCCGCCGGCGATCCGCATTGCCTGCGATGCGGGCTCGTTCGAGGAAGTCATGCACGTGTGCATCGGACTCGACGCGGACACTGACACCCTGGCCTGTATTGCCGGGGGCATCGCCGAGGCACGGTTCGGGGTGCCGGCGTGGATCCGTGAGGCGGTGATGGAGCGCCTGGAGCCCGAGCAGATCGCGTTAGTCGAGCGGTTCTACAGGGAAGCGGCGAACCGGACGGACTAA
- a CDS encoding DUF4113 domain-containing protein, translating into MVSRTFGQRIEGAAALQEALAQFTTKAAEKLRREGQLTGVVHVFLRTNVFNTDEPQHTPQATGPLAEPSDDTRVLLCTVRAMVERMVQPGFRYSKAAVVLIEFTAKTARQGDLFQDNAARERSGRLMAAMGAMNASPHGRVFFAAQRREDPNFRIRRDHLSPAYTTRWAELPRAT; encoded by the coding sequence GTGGTCAGCCGCACCTTCGGTCAGCGCATTGAGGGCGCGGCCGCTCTGCAAGAGGCCCTGGCACAGTTCACCACCAAGGCCGCAGAGAAACTTCGCAGGGAGGGCCAGCTCACTGGTGTGGTGCACGTTTTTCTGCGCACCAACGTCTTCAATACCGATGAGCCACAGCACACACCACAGGCCACTGGCCCCTTAGCGGAGCCCAGCGATGACACGCGGGTTCTGCTCTGCACCGTGCGCGCAATGGTGGAGCGAATGGTTCAGCCCGGTTTCCGTTATTCCAAGGCAGCCGTAGTGCTGATCGAGTTCACTGCGAAGACGGCTCGCCAGGGGGACCTATTCCAGGACAATGCGGCACGCGAACGCTCCGGACGGCTCATGGCCGCGATGGGTGCAATGAACGCGAGCCCCCATGGCCGGGTATTCTTCGCCGCACAACGCCGGGAAGACCCAAACTTCCGGATACGCCGGGACCACTTGTCACCCGCCTACACGACCCGGTGGGCGGAGCTGCCCCGCGCCACGTAG
- a CDS encoding zinc-dependent alcohol dehydrogenase family protein codes for MYRVQYSQRGPVPEDVVEVVEFEPPTLQDDQVLVDVLAAPINPSDLLTLTGDYGVLPKLPATAGNEGVGRVRELGPNASSLEQGQTVLLPVGIGTWASHIVAKAPHLIPLPDQADPQQLSMVTVNPPTASLLLSEFVDLGQDDWVIQNAANSGVGGYLIQLAKMRGIRTVNVVRRESAAAELHAMGADVVLTDGDDLPERVHAATDGAAIRLGIDAVGGPATDHLASCLTDGGLVVNYGLMSGEPCHVSPKALVFRDITLKGFWLAHWFQTSSREQQKALYGELTALIASGKLQARVGRTYDVRDIRDAIAEAGKGGRDGKVLIVPKTD; via the coding sequence ATGTACAGGGTGCAATACAGCCAACGCGGCCCGGTGCCGGAGGACGTCGTCGAGGTCGTCGAGTTTGAGCCACCGACCCTGCAGGATGACCAAGTCCTTGTCGACGTGCTCGCAGCTCCCATCAATCCCTCTGACCTGCTCACGCTCACCGGGGATTACGGCGTCTTGCCGAAGTTGCCGGCCACGGCAGGTAACGAGGGCGTGGGTCGGGTTCGGGAACTCGGTCCGAACGCAAGCAGTCTCGAGCAGGGGCAAACAGTCCTGCTGCCGGTCGGCATCGGCACCTGGGCAAGCCACATTGTCGCCAAGGCGCCTCACCTGATCCCTCTCCCGGACCAGGCCGACCCCCAGCAGCTCTCGATGGTGACCGTCAATCCGCCCACAGCGTCCCTGCTCCTGAGCGAATTCGTGGATCTGGGTCAGGACGACTGGGTCATCCAGAATGCGGCAAACTCCGGTGTCGGCGGCTACCTCATCCAACTTGCAAAGATGCGGGGCATCCGCACGGTCAACGTGGTACGCCGAGAGTCTGCAGCCGCGGAGTTGCACGCCATGGGTGCCGACGTCGTCCTGACCGACGGGGACGATCTCCCGGAGCGCGTACACGCGGCCACGGATGGTGCGGCAATCCGCCTTGGCATCGACGCGGTCGGCGGCCCCGCGACCGACCATCTGGCGAGTTGCCTCACGGACGGTGGCCTGGTGGTGAACTACGGCCTGATGAGTGGCGAGCCGTGTCACGTCTCACCGAAAGCGCTGGTCTTCCGGGACATCACCCTCAAGGGCTTCTGGCTGGCGCACTGGTTTCAGACATCAAGCCGCGAACAGCAAAAGGCGCTCTACGGGGAACTCACCGCCCTGATCGCCAGCGGCAAGCTTCAGGCCCGCGTGGGTCGCACCTATGATGTGCGGGATATTCGCGATGCCATTGCGGAAGCCGGCAAGGGTGGTCGCGACGGCAAAGTGCTGATCGTGCCAAAGACAGACTGA
- a CDS encoding iron-containing alcohol dehydrogenase, which yields MIPSEKPSSNTTERVTMGALAREKPWREEFVHQGLYESIAQDRVIWGTPAAEAVVAEANRRDASRVFIVASRTLNQMTSVVSAVSDVLGDRCVGVFDECREHTPRETVIAAANAVRQCHPDLIVSVGGGTVIDTVKVLLVALAEDVQTPDELDHWHVRVNADGSRHIPAVRSPPLRQIAVPTTLSGAEFSALGGATDTRRKAKHAFTGREIGPATVILDPAATRHTPAWLWLSTGIRAVDHAVESITSVAPVPLVDGCALYALELLAEALPRTRTNPDDLAARQQCMHGAWLASQGILRVPYGASHGIGHSLGAVTGMSHGYTSCVLLPAVLRWNRGAAEGAARQARIAAALGRDDGDAAAAVAELIKALGLPTRLRDLDIREDLFPVIAEGAMDNLWVRTNPRPIKSTDNIVEILESAY from the coding sequence GTGATTCCGTCCGAGAAGCCAAGTTCCAACACCACCGAAAGGGTTACTATGGGCGCACTTGCAAGAGAAAAACCGTGGCGGGAGGAGTTTGTGCACCAGGGTCTGTACGAATCCATAGCGCAGGACCGGGTCATCTGGGGCACGCCGGCGGCTGAGGCAGTGGTCGCGGAAGCCAACCGGCGCGACGCGAGTCGGGTCTTCATCGTCGCCAGCCGCACTCTGAACCAGATGACGAGCGTGGTCAGCGCCGTAAGCGATGTATTGGGCGACCGCTGCGTCGGGGTCTTTGACGAGTGCCGCGAGCATACGCCTCGGGAGACGGTGATCGCCGCCGCCAACGCGGTGCGCCAATGCCATCCGGATCTGATTGTCTCCGTCGGCGGCGGAACCGTCATCGACACCGTCAAGGTGCTACTGGTGGCGCTGGCTGAGGACGTGCAAACCCCGGACGAACTCGATCACTGGCATGTGCGCGTGAATGCCGACGGCAGTCGACACATCCCAGCGGTCCGCTCGCCACCGCTGCGCCAGATTGCTGTGCCGACAACGCTCTCCGGCGCCGAGTTTTCCGCTCTGGGAGGTGCGACGGATACTAGACGCAAAGCAAAGCATGCATTCACCGGGCGTGAAATCGGCCCAGCCACCGTCATTCTCGATCCTGCTGCAACACGTCACACGCCTGCGTGGCTTTGGCTGTCCACGGGCATCCGTGCTGTGGACCACGCAGTGGAATCCATCACCTCCGTCGCACCCGTCCCGCTCGTGGACGGCTGCGCGCTCTATGCCCTGGAGCTTCTGGCCGAGGCGCTACCACGCACACGCACAAACCCGGACGATCTTGCGGCCCGGCAACAGTGCATGCACGGCGCCTGGCTCGCCAGCCAGGGCATTCTGCGCGTCCCATACGGTGCCAGTCATGGCATCGGGCACAGTCTGGGGGCGGTCACCGGCATGAGTCATGGTTATACGTCCTGCGTGCTGTTGCCGGCAGTCTTGCGCTGGAATCGCGGCGCCGCGGAGGGAGCGGCCCGCCAAGCGCGCATCGCCGCCGCGCTGGGGCGCGATGACGGCGATGCGGCCGCGGCGGTGGCGGAACTGATCAAGGCGTTGGGTTTGCCTACTCGCTTGCGGGATCTGGACATCCGCGAAGATCTATTTCCCGTCATTGCCGAAGGCGCCATGGACAACCTTTGGGTGCGCACCAACCCGCGTCCGATCAAGAGCACGGACAACATCGTGGAAATCCTGGAGAGCGCTTACTGA
- a CDS encoding IS1595 family transposase, with protein sequence MDSKKFKELLSSVESLTPTQSKRLRETLTQGQGAGSSLAVIEAAKPPACAFCVSERVVRNGRRRGLQRWLCRECGKTSNATTGTPLSRLRDKELFAAYADCMRQGMTIRATARELGMTIDKAFRWRHRFLENAVDHQPSSVSGLLEVDETYFRRSQKGSRKMARAPRRRGGGQGGGGGRSNDEWVPVLVGRVRGQPFTTDRVLGRVSGVEISKALAPVVKNTDTVVCTDGHSAYERLGERLGVTTKHFVASYHGHVREGGFHVQNVNNYHGRLQGWILYRLRGVATKYLPNYLAWMRLTSWKHQGIHADEIVASAMGRQAINL encoded by the coding sequence ATGGATTCCAAGAAATTCAAAGAGTTGCTTTCCTCTGTCGAGAGCCTGACCCCGACTCAAAGCAAGCGCTTGCGCGAGACGCTGACCCAAGGTCAGGGCGCGGGGTCGAGCCTCGCTGTGATTGAAGCCGCCAAGCCGCCGGCATGCGCTTTTTGTGTGAGTGAGCGCGTTGTGCGCAACGGCCGTCGCCGTGGACTTCAGCGCTGGCTGTGCCGGGAGTGCGGCAAGACCTCGAACGCCACCACAGGCACGCCGCTGTCCCGGCTGCGCGACAAGGAGTTGTTCGCTGCGTATGCGGACTGCATGCGCCAAGGCATGACCATCCGCGCCACCGCTCGGGAACTCGGCATGACCATCGACAAGGCGTTCCGCTGGCGCCACCGCTTCCTTGAGAATGCGGTGGATCACCAGCCTTCGAGCGTCTCGGGCCTTTTGGAAGTCGACGAGACCTACTTCCGGCGCTCCCAGAAGGGATCGCGCAAGATGGCGCGTGCGCCGCGCCGGCGTGGCGGCGGACAAGGCGGCGGTGGTGGCCGCAGCAACGACGAATGGGTTCCTGTCCTCGTCGGGCGCGTGCGCGGTCAGCCGTTCACGACAGATCGCGTGCTGGGGCGCGTCTCGGGTGTCGAGATCAGCAAGGCACTCGCGCCTGTGGTCAAGAATACGGACACGGTGGTCTGCACTGACGGCCACTCCGCCTATGAGCGCCTCGGTGAGAGGTTGGGCGTGACCACGAAGCATTTCGTCGCCAGTTATCACGGCCACGTGCGCGAGGGCGGCTTCCATGTGCAGAACGTCAACAACTACCACGGCCGCCTCCAGGGCTGGATTCTCTACCGCCTTCGCGGCGTTGCCACGAAGTATCTGCCGAACTACCTGGCGTGGATGCGGCTGACAAGCTGGAAGCATCAGGGCATCCATGCGGACGAAATCGTTGCCTCAGCGATGGGACGACAAGCAATCAACCTTTAA
- a CDS encoding S24 family peptidase yields the protein MTSVFACPDPHAPSCEHPLFLKRVAASFLSPVQDYVDGSRDLNDLCIDHPTATYFVRASGESMLGAGIHPGM from the coding sequence ATGACTTCAGTGTTCGCCTGCCCCGATCCGCATGCACCCTCTTGCGAGCACCCCCTTTTCCTCAAGCGGGTTGCTGCCAGCTTCCTCTCCCCTGTCCAGGATTATGTCGACGGCTCGCGGGATCTGAACGACCTGTGCATCGACCACCCAACGGCAACGTACTTTGTGCGCGCCAGCGGCGAATCCATGCTCGGCGCGGGCATCCATCCAGGGATGTAG
- a CDS encoding serine hydrolase yields the protein MGAAGLARVILHGRVPPAVEKVLERAVEDLAGLRGIRNVVLGVEPGDGSYRWVGATGTATPSGAPMTPETPYCLASVTKLYIGAAVLRLEEQGRLSIDDPLTDHLPDELVSGLHRRRGQDRTADLTLRHLLGHASGLPEYLSEAPRGQKGLLDRVIEQGDLSWDTSDVIDMVRAARGAHIRPTAVRWSPAHRALFGHQLSASHGRHRSGDPQTDP from the coding sequence ATGGGGGCCGCTGGACTTGCGAGAGTCATTCTTCATGGAAGGGTTCCGCCAGCCGTCGAGAAGGTGCTGGAGCGTGCGGTCGAGGACCTGGCTGGTCTGCGGGGGATCCGGAACGTCGTCCTCGGCGTTGAGCCGGGTGACGGTTCGTACCGCTGGGTCGGTGCCACCGGCACCGCAACCCCGTCCGGGGCCCCGATGACGCCGGAGACCCCCTACTGCCTCGCCAGTGTCACGAAGCTCTACATCGGTGCTGCAGTCCTGCGTCTCGAGGAACAAGGCCGGCTCTCCATCGACGATCCGCTCACGGACCATCTCCCCGACGAACTGGTGTCCGGTCTGCATCGACGCCGGGGGCAGGACAGGACGGCCGATCTCACGCTGCGCCACCTCCTGGGGCATGCCTCCGGGCTTCCCGAGTACCTCTCCGAGGCGCCGAGGGGGCAGAAGGGGTTGCTGGATCGCGTCATTGAGCAGGGTGACCTGAGCTGGGACACGTCCGATGTGATCGACATGGTTCGGGCTGCCAGGGGGGCACACATTCGTCCCACGGCCGTTCGATGGTCACCGGCACACCGTGCGCTATTCGGACACCAACTTTCAGCTTCTCATGGCCGTCATCGAAGCGGTGACCCGCAGACCGATCCATGA